In Sphaeramia orbicularis chromosome 3, fSphaOr1.1, whole genome shotgun sequence, a genomic segment contains:
- the LOC115411050 gene encoding Nance-Horan syndrome protein-like isoform X2: MPFAKRIVEPQLLCRHQIPNDEGLLFEDLCAISNVVLSRTLRQLSDLARHACSLFQELENDIINTNQRVWVLQNKIGQIQQTASALDPKKEAVPVSNLDIESKLSVHYQAPWHQQHNVFHPCTRPPCLEELHRNAQLSLRALHRDEQQHQRSTSRERNRVTISISVAPPMPTFPSPHTIRRQQRSRLARAQERAEREQELDYQPRKERTVKETEIQTIQRKERSGREAEVQRKFACFYSLHPIDGCNFIPWNRKATSTGDSDGGEVLGGHKAKASATNAPATQDKQTNWSKENQPAGDQKSTGDPNSISSCIIPINVTGVGFDREASARCSLVHSQSVLQRRRKLRRRKTITGIPKRVQQDMDSDESPVARERTVIVHANPHQLSLCQEDLSISGRLSHTRDSGCQTDDFLIACTAAPSRRRIRAQRGHQGIPASLSHSTGNISSLGDQSESTYTTAAAHGGRLRSRSLPREGGRLMDSDEDDDDNYDDDDEDEELSPYEAEDFIPPGPSPRMKMMMMKDEEESTDDQAAPEPLQLGSLKRLQRSGDRDRGGGGGGSPEHSWMERGRSRLPRKADMGSCEISSSSDTFSSPIHSVSTTGVLGSHVDHKEDHQSSSGNWSGSSSTCPSQTSETIPPPSSPPLTGSSHCDSELSLNTVPNAIDEGFSLDPSYHSDLRPQGQGHRSSSFTSSATDQLDDAGVSTASEGEWTYPPDQDQTDPDQDPDQTQNMSQSHDLSQEYSPKQGLQDQSCFTDKTSNTEKDPVSHYPSDTEGFYFSSVHSGECNQSYRNYMYNYADQGPEFGQNNTVAAPLPHGVYPQPSAGFRAGTMTLGRPCRPLRKPKVKPPPPKRTSSLKESSSSVDVGTDTQADHDQPKMVSEQELSMSSTDMKLELELELEGGPEQLQTSCLVAEPLGTWGMGLRETVDIVEPMSFSSADTHSFKDEGAVQSDYADLWLHNNEMKSNNGEYTSMSNSSTATGTTVMECIKSPESSSSSTETQTQSLGQASENRPASPPLPPGDFKLGSPEKLAGLASPSSGYSSQSETPTSTLPSSSAAFFPGPLSPSTGKRKPKVPERKSSLSSLQHFPRDGASISSGYKRDPDFPPPPSQLDLSILHGGHARHTLSHRTHHMHTLHYSKHRVANVLNTGSKLLAPEVSSINPPPSSVSAPSIPSSNLLVATPSTIRAVQLHSISQSTDSATATEQETAVIAETATRPKCPPSGSTLAPPPFNTRPLPPRRPPPRPPAQEHTSSPEHSQPPPPGRHPDGPPSYESLLLRQDRYGPGTFWAMTAFRTRMDPSSEEDSSPLHRPVPRAPHPSPVDLHTHIHSHTEFRGLTHSGHAHPEFRVLGERSFSQDDDDDEDDEEEEEEQVKEPPGLPVRAACSRVSMRPDHPPPPAYEFAGGYHSDSGPWASPVKVPGTIVETSQPYLISDARRGIQEEQGEEEEVTSGATRSAHQQQSQESKDDSTTPDTEDYFSKDSTPSDNSLSPLTDDTKVDDDIIITSPNKTRTTEDLFAMIHRSKRKVLGRKDSGDLNAKSRLCPPAPVTTGSVPAIAIPPAPPLNIPATLASAAGSQRAPVPIYRSAKKSNTSNEEFKLLLLKKGSRSDSSYRMSATEILKSPITPKTPGDSLHEGPIRPTDEIPSTLQESPLSGLEPIQIPGLFPRANSESFTPKTLPMSAASRQGRSRIPPVANSSRYSTRSRLYTAPMQAISEGETENSDGSPHDDRSS; encoded by the exons CGGTGTCAAACCTGGACATAGAGAGCAAGTTGTCGGTCCACTATCAGGCTCCATGGCACCAGCAACACAACGTATTTCATCCCTGTACCCGGCCACCATGTTTGGAGGAGCTGCACAGAAATGCTCAGCTCAGTCTCAGAGCCTTGCACCGAG aCGAACAACAGCATCAGAGGTCGACAAGTCGGGAGAGGAACAGGGTGACCATCTCCATCTCGGTGGCACCCCCCATGCCGACCTTCCCTTCACCTCACACCATCCGCAGGCAGCAGAGAAGTCGCCTCGCAAGAGCA CAAGAGAGAGCAGAGAGGGAGCAAGAGTTAGACTATCAACCCAGAAAG GAGAGGACAGTAAAAGAAACGGAGATCCAGACTATACAGAGAAAA GAGAGATCAGGAAGAGAAGCAGAAGTTCAAAGAAAG TTTGCGTGCTTTTACTCACTTCACCCAATTGATGGTTGCAACTTCATTCCATGGAATAGAAAG GCTACCTCGACAGGAGACAGTGATGGAGGTGAGGTTTTGGGAGGCCACAAGGCCAAAGCTTCAGCCACCAATGCCCCCGCAACACAGGACAAACAGACTAACTGGTCCAAGGAGAATCAGCCTGCAGGGGATCAGAAGTCGACTGGCGACCCTAACTCCATCTCCTCCTGCATTATTCCCATTAATGTCACAG GAGTCGGTTTTGACAGGGAAGCGAGTGCTCGTTGCTCTCTTGTCCATTCCCAATCAGTTCTtcagaggaggaggaagctgaggaggaggaagactatCACCGGAATACCCAAAAGAGTACAACAAGATATGG ATTCAGATGAATCACCTGTTGCAAGAGAACGCACCGTGATTGTTCATGCCAACCCACACCAACTGTCTCTGTGTCAAGAAGATCTCTCAATCAGTGGTCGTCTTTCCCACACGCGTGACTCCGGCTGCCAGACAGATGATTTCCTTATAGCAT GTACAGCTGCTCCCTCGAGACGGCGCATCAGAGCTCAGCGTGGCCATCAGGGAATCCCTGcatctctgtcccattcaacagGCAACATTTCCTCCCTGGGTGACCAGTCAGAGTCCACGTACACCACTGCTGCAGCTCACGGTGGGCGCCTGAGGTCTCGTAGCCTTCCACGAGAGGGTGGGCGTTTGATGGACagcgatgaagatgacgatgacaattatgatgatgatgacgaagatgaggAGTTATCACCCTATGAAGCTGAGGACTTTATTCCACCTGGTCCTAGTCcaaggatgaagatgatgatgatgaaggatgAAGAGGAGAGCACAGATGACCAGGCAGCTCCTGAGCCTCTGCAGCTTGGAAGCTTAAAAAGGTTACAACGATCTGGGGATAGagacagaggaggtggaggagggggaagCCCAGAGCATAGCTGGATGGAGAGGGGCCGTTCTCGCCTGCCTCGTAAGGCTGACATGGGCAGCTGTGAGATCTCATCAAGTTCAGATACATTCAGCAGCCCTATTCATTCAGTGTCCACAACAGGAGTCCTGGGCAGCCATGTAGACCATAAGGAGGACCACCAGTCATCAAGCGGGAACTGGAGTGGCTCCAGCTCCACCTGTCCTTCCCAGACTTCTGAAACcattcctcctccctcttccccACCGTTGACAGGCTCATCTCACTGCGACTCAGAGCTGTCACTCAACACTGTGCCCAATGCCATTGATGAGGGATTCTCCTTGGACCCCTCGTACCACTCCGACCTCAGACCCCAGGGCCAGGGTCACAGGTCCAGCTCATTTACGTCCTCAGCCACAGACCAGCTGGATGATGCAGGAGTCAGCACAGCCAGTGAAGGGGAGTGGACATACCCTCCAGACCAAGACCAGACAGATCCAGACCAAGATCCTGACCAGACCCAGAACATGAGCCAGAGCCATGATTTATCCCAGGAGTATAGCCCCAAACAAGGTCTACAAGATCAATCCTGTTTCACTGACAAGACCAGCAACACTGAAAAAGACCCTGTCTCTCATTATCCATCTGACACAGAAGGTTTTTACTTCTCATCTGTGCATTCTGGAGAGTGTAATCAGAGTTACAGAAACTACATGTATAACTATGCAGACCAGGGGCCTGAATTTGGCCAAAACAACACTGTGGCAGCACCACTACCGCATGGAGTTTACCCCCAGCCCTCAGCTGGTTTTAGAGCGGGCACTATGACCCTAGGGAGGCCCTGCCGTCCACTGAGGAAACCAAAAGTCAAGCCTCCACCACCCAAGAGGACTTCCTCACTGAAGGAGTCCAGTAGTAGTGTCGATGTTGGAACAGACACACAGGCAGATCATGACCAACCAAAGATGGTTAGTGAACAAGAACTTTCTATGTCTTCCACAGATATGAAGCTGGAGCTGGAGTTAGAACTTGAAGGTGGTCCAGAACAATTACAGACATCGTGTCTTGTGGCAGAGCCTTTGGGAACCTGGGGAATGGGCCTGAGAGAAACAGTGGATATAGTAGAACCCATGTCATTCAGCTCTGCTGATACACACTCATTTAAAGATGAAGGCGCTGTGCAATCTGACTATGCAGATCTGTGGCTTCACAACAATGAAATGAAGTCCAACAATGGTGAGTACACGTCCATGTCCAACTCAAGCACAGCCACAGGCACTACTGTCATGGAGTGCATCAAGTCACCGGAGAGCTCTTCGTCCTCCACAGAGACCCAAACCCAGTCCCTTGGCCAGGCATCAGAGAACAGGCCAGCAAGTCCCCCCCTCCCACCTGGGGACTTCAAACTTGGGTCACCTGAGAAGCTGGCTGGTCTGGCCTCACCATCAAGTGGCTATTCCAGTCAATCAGAGACTCCAACATCAACCTTGCCCTCATCTTCGGCAGCGTTCTTCCCAGGACCTTTGTCTCCTTCAACTGGCAAGAGAAAGCCCAAAGTGCCAGAGAGGAAGTCCTCTCTCTCTTCCCTGCAGCACTTTCCCAGAGATGGAGCCTCCATTTCCTCTGGCTATAAAAGAGATCCAGACTTCCCACCTCCACCTTCTCAACTTGATCTCAGTATTTTACATGGCGGGCATGCCAGACACACATTATCCCACCGGACTCATCACATGCACACACTCCACTACAGCAAACACAGAGTTGCAAATGTTTTAAACACTGGTTCAAAGTTACTGGCCCCTGAAGTTTCAAGTATCAACCCTCCACCAAGTTCAGTCTCTGCTCCTTCCATTCCCAGCTCCAATCTGTTGGTAGCAACTCCCTCTACGATACGTGCAGTGCAGCTTCATTCCATCAGTCAATCTACAGATAGCGCTACAGCCACGGAGCAGGAAACAGCAGTTATAGCAGAGACTGCTaccagacccaaatgtcctccaagTGGTTCCACTCTTGCACCACCTCCTTTCAACACCAGGCCTCTCCCTCCTCGAAGACCACCACCCAGACCTCCTGCTCAGGAGCACACTTCCTCTCCTGAACACTCACAGCCACCTCCCCCTGGACGTCACCCTGATGGGCCTCCATCCTATGAAAGCCTGTTACTAAGACAGGACCGCTATGGACCTGGAACTTTCTGGGCTATGACAGCCTTCAGAACCCGTATGGATCCATCATCTGAGGAGGACAGCTCCCCCTTGCATCGGCCTGTGCCACGTGCACCCCACCCATCACCTGTGGatttacacacacatattcactctCACACAGAATTCAGAGGGCTCACACATTCAGGTCATGCACACCCTGAGTTCAGGGTACTGGGGGAGCGTTCATTCTCTcaggatgatgatgacgacgaagatgatgaggaagaagaagaggagcaggtGAAAGAGCCACCAGGTTTGCCTGTAAGGGCTGCATGTTCCAGAGTAAGCATGCGACCAGACCACCCTCCACCCCCAGCATATGAGTTTGCCGGGGGATACCATTCAGACTCAGGGCCCTGGGCTAGTCCAGTCAAAGTGCCTGGTACCATAGTAGAGACATCGCAACCTTACCTAATCAGCGATGCACGAAGAGGAATACAAGAAGAGCaaggtgaggaggaggaagtgaCATCAGGTGCTACCAGAAGTGCCCATCAGCAGCAGTCCCAAGAAAGCAAAGATGACTCAACCACTCCTGACACAGAGGATTACTTCAGTAAAG ATTCCACGCCCAGTGACAATTCACTCTCCCCTCTGACTGATGACACCAAAGTGGATGATGACATTATTATTACATCACCCAACAAGACACGTACAACTGAGGATCTGTTTGCCATGATACACAG ATCCAAGAGAAAGGTCTTGGGTCGAAAGGATTCTGGAGACTTGAACGCGAAATCTCGCCTTTGCCCTCCAGCACCAGTGACAACCGGCAGCGTCCCTGCCATCGCTATTCCTCCTGCCCCTCCTCTCAACATCCCAGCCACCTTGGCCTCTGCTGCTGGGTCACAACGAGCCCCTGTGCCCATCTACCGCAGTGCCAAGAAATCCAACACATCTAATGAGGAATTTAAACTCCTGTTGCTGAAGAAAGGCAGTAGGTCAGACTCCAGCTACCGCATGTCAGCTACAGAGATTCTAAAGAGCCCTATCACCCCCAAGACTCCGGGGGATTCCCTTCATGAAGGACCCATTAGACCAACTGATGAAATACCCTCTACCCTCCAGGAATCTCCTCTTTCTGGCTTGGAACCAATCCAGATACCTGGTCTTTTTCCCAGGGCTAACTCTGAGAGTTTCACTCCCAAAACCCTGCCTATGTCAGCTGCATCCCGACAAGGCCGTTCTCGGATCCCCCCTGTAGCCAACAGCAGCCGCTATAGTACACGCAGCCGCCTCTATACAGCCCCCATGCAAGCCATCTCCGAAGGGGAGACAGAGAACTCAGATGGGAGTCCCCATGATGACAGATCCTCCTAA
- the LOC115411050 gene encoding Nance-Horan syndrome protein-like isoform X1, with protein MPFAKRIVEPQLLCRHQIPNDEGLLFEDLCAISNVVLSRTLRQLSDLARHACSLFQELENDIINTNQRVWVLQNKIGQIQQTASALDPKKEAVPVSNLDIESKLSVHYQAPWHQQHNVFHPCTRPPCLEELHRNAQLSLRALHRDEQQHQRSTSRERNRVTISISVAPPMPTFPSPHTIRRQQRSRLARAQERAEREQELDYQPRKERTVKETEIQTIQRKERSGREAEVQRKFACFYSLHPIDGCNFIPWNRKATSTGDSDGGEVLGGHKAKASATNAPATQDKQTNWSKENQPAGDQKSTGDPNSISSCIIPINVTGVGFDREASARCSLVHSQSVLQRRRKLRRRKTITGIPKRVQQDMDSDESPVARERTVIVHANPHQLSLCQEDLSISGRLSHTRDSGCQTDDFLIACTAAPSRRRIRAQRGHQGIPASLSHSTGNISSLGDQSESTYTTAAAHGGRLRSRSLPREGGRLMDSDEDDDDNYDDDDEDEELSPYEAEDFIPPGPSPRMKMMMMKDEEESTDDQAAPEPLQLGSLKRLQRSGDRDRGGGGGGSPEHSWMERGRSRLPRKADMGSCEISSSSDTFSSPIHSVSTTGVLGSHVDHKEDHQSSSGNWSGSSSTCPSQTSETIPPPSSPPLTGSSHCDSELSLNTVPNAIDEGFSLDPSYHSDLRPQGQGHRSSSFTSSATDQLDDAGVSTASEGEWTYPPDQDQTDPDQDPDQTQNMSQSHDLSQEYSPKQGLQDQSCFTDKTSNTEKDPVSHYPSDTEGFYFSSVHSGECNQSYRNYMYNYADQGPEFGQNNTVAAPLPHGVYPQPSAGFRAGTMTLGRPCRPLRKPKVKPPPPKRTSSLKESSSSVDVGTDTQADHDQPKMVSEQELSMSSTDMKLELELELEGGPEQLQTSCLVAEPLGTWGMGLRETVDIVEPMSFSSADTHSFKDEGAVQSDYADLWLHNNEMKSNNGEYTSMSNSSTATGTTVMECIKSPESSSSSTETQTQSLGQASENRPASPPLPPGDFKLGSPEKLAGLASPSSGYSSQSETPTSTLPSSSAAFFPGPLSPSTGKRKPKVPERKSSLSSLQHFPRDGASISSGYKRDPDFPPPPSQLDLSILHGGHARHTLSHRTHHMHTLHYSKHRVANVLNTGSKLLAPEVSSINPPPSSVSAPSIPSSNLLVATPSTIRAVQLHSISQSTDSATATEQETAVIAETATRPKCPPSGSTLAPPPFNTRPLPPRRPPPRPPAQEHTSSPEHSQPPPPGRHPDGPPSYESLLLRQDRYGPGTFWAMTAFRTRMDPSSEEDSSPLHRPVPRAPHPSPVDLHTHIHSHTEFRGLTHSGHAHPEFRVLGERSFSQDDDDDEDDEEEEEEQVKEPPGLPVRAACSRVSMRPDHPPPPAYEFAGGYHSDSGPWASPVKVPGTIVETSQPYLISDARRGIQEEQGEEEEVTSGATRSAHQQQSQESKDDSTTPDTEDYFSKGMLCAADSTPSDNSLSPLTDDTKVDDDIIITSPNKTRTTEDLFAMIHRSKRKVLGRKDSGDLNAKSRLCPPAPVTTGSVPAIAIPPAPPLNIPATLASAAGSQRAPVPIYRSAKKSNTSNEEFKLLLLKKGSRSDSSYRMSATEILKSPITPKTPGDSLHEGPIRPTDEIPSTLQESPLSGLEPIQIPGLFPRANSESFTPKTLPMSAASRQGRSRIPPVANSSRYSTRSRLYTAPMQAISEGETENSDGSPHDDRSS; from the exons CGGTGTCAAACCTGGACATAGAGAGCAAGTTGTCGGTCCACTATCAGGCTCCATGGCACCAGCAACACAACGTATTTCATCCCTGTACCCGGCCACCATGTTTGGAGGAGCTGCACAGAAATGCTCAGCTCAGTCTCAGAGCCTTGCACCGAG aCGAACAACAGCATCAGAGGTCGACAAGTCGGGAGAGGAACAGGGTGACCATCTCCATCTCGGTGGCACCCCCCATGCCGACCTTCCCTTCACCTCACACCATCCGCAGGCAGCAGAGAAGTCGCCTCGCAAGAGCA CAAGAGAGAGCAGAGAGGGAGCAAGAGTTAGACTATCAACCCAGAAAG GAGAGGACAGTAAAAGAAACGGAGATCCAGACTATACAGAGAAAA GAGAGATCAGGAAGAGAAGCAGAAGTTCAAAGAAAG TTTGCGTGCTTTTACTCACTTCACCCAATTGATGGTTGCAACTTCATTCCATGGAATAGAAAG GCTACCTCGACAGGAGACAGTGATGGAGGTGAGGTTTTGGGAGGCCACAAGGCCAAAGCTTCAGCCACCAATGCCCCCGCAACACAGGACAAACAGACTAACTGGTCCAAGGAGAATCAGCCTGCAGGGGATCAGAAGTCGACTGGCGACCCTAACTCCATCTCCTCCTGCATTATTCCCATTAATGTCACAG GAGTCGGTTTTGACAGGGAAGCGAGTGCTCGTTGCTCTCTTGTCCATTCCCAATCAGTTCTtcagaggaggaggaagctgaggaggaggaagactatCACCGGAATACCCAAAAGAGTACAACAAGATATGG ATTCAGATGAATCACCTGTTGCAAGAGAACGCACCGTGATTGTTCATGCCAACCCACACCAACTGTCTCTGTGTCAAGAAGATCTCTCAATCAGTGGTCGTCTTTCCCACACGCGTGACTCCGGCTGCCAGACAGATGATTTCCTTATAGCAT GTACAGCTGCTCCCTCGAGACGGCGCATCAGAGCTCAGCGTGGCCATCAGGGAATCCCTGcatctctgtcccattcaacagGCAACATTTCCTCCCTGGGTGACCAGTCAGAGTCCACGTACACCACTGCTGCAGCTCACGGTGGGCGCCTGAGGTCTCGTAGCCTTCCACGAGAGGGTGGGCGTTTGATGGACagcgatgaagatgacgatgacaattatgatgatgatgacgaagatgaggAGTTATCACCCTATGAAGCTGAGGACTTTATTCCACCTGGTCCTAGTCcaaggatgaagatgatgatgatgaaggatgAAGAGGAGAGCACAGATGACCAGGCAGCTCCTGAGCCTCTGCAGCTTGGAAGCTTAAAAAGGTTACAACGATCTGGGGATAGagacagaggaggtggaggagggggaagCCCAGAGCATAGCTGGATGGAGAGGGGCCGTTCTCGCCTGCCTCGTAAGGCTGACATGGGCAGCTGTGAGATCTCATCAAGTTCAGATACATTCAGCAGCCCTATTCATTCAGTGTCCACAACAGGAGTCCTGGGCAGCCATGTAGACCATAAGGAGGACCACCAGTCATCAAGCGGGAACTGGAGTGGCTCCAGCTCCACCTGTCCTTCCCAGACTTCTGAAACcattcctcctccctcttccccACCGTTGACAGGCTCATCTCACTGCGACTCAGAGCTGTCACTCAACACTGTGCCCAATGCCATTGATGAGGGATTCTCCTTGGACCCCTCGTACCACTCCGACCTCAGACCCCAGGGCCAGGGTCACAGGTCCAGCTCATTTACGTCCTCAGCCACAGACCAGCTGGATGATGCAGGAGTCAGCACAGCCAGTGAAGGGGAGTGGACATACCCTCCAGACCAAGACCAGACAGATCCAGACCAAGATCCTGACCAGACCCAGAACATGAGCCAGAGCCATGATTTATCCCAGGAGTATAGCCCCAAACAAGGTCTACAAGATCAATCCTGTTTCACTGACAAGACCAGCAACACTGAAAAAGACCCTGTCTCTCATTATCCATCTGACACAGAAGGTTTTTACTTCTCATCTGTGCATTCTGGAGAGTGTAATCAGAGTTACAGAAACTACATGTATAACTATGCAGACCAGGGGCCTGAATTTGGCCAAAACAACACTGTGGCAGCACCACTACCGCATGGAGTTTACCCCCAGCCCTCAGCTGGTTTTAGAGCGGGCACTATGACCCTAGGGAGGCCCTGCCGTCCACTGAGGAAACCAAAAGTCAAGCCTCCACCACCCAAGAGGACTTCCTCACTGAAGGAGTCCAGTAGTAGTGTCGATGTTGGAACAGACACACAGGCAGATCATGACCAACCAAAGATGGTTAGTGAACAAGAACTTTCTATGTCTTCCACAGATATGAAGCTGGAGCTGGAGTTAGAACTTGAAGGTGGTCCAGAACAATTACAGACATCGTGTCTTGTGGCAGAGCCTTTGGGAACCTGGGGAATGGGCCTGAGAGAAACAGTGGATATAGTAGAACCCATGTCATTCAGCTCTGCTGATACACACTCATTTAAAGATGAAGGCGCTGTGCAATCTGACTATGCAGATCTGTGGCTTCACAACAATGAAATGAAGTCCAACAATGGTGAGTACACGTCCATGTCCAACTCAAGCACAGCCACAGGCACTACTGTCATGGAGTGCATCAAGTCACCGGAGAGCTCTTCGTCCTCCACAGAGACCCAAACCCAGTCCCTTGGCCAGGCATCAGAGAACAGGCCAGCAAGTCCCCCCCTCCCACCTGGGGACTTCAAACTTGGGTCACCTGAGAAGCTGGCTGGTCTGGCCTCACCATCAAGTGGCTATTCCAGTCAATCAGAGACTCCAACATCAACCTTGCCCTCATCTTCGGCAGCGTTCTTCCCAGGACCTTTGTCTCCTTCAACTGGCAAGAGAAAGCCCAAAGTGCCAGAGAGGAAGTCCTCTCTCTCTTCCCTGCAGCACTTTCCCAGAGATGGAGCCTCCATTTCCTCTGGCTATAAAAGAGATCCAGACTTCCCACCTCCACCTTCTCAACTTGATCTCAGTATTTTACATGGCGGGCATGCCAGACACACATTATCCCACCGGACTCATCACATGCACACACTCCACTACAGCAAACACAGAGTTGCAAATGTTTTAAACACTGGTTCAAAGTTACTGGCCCCTGAAGTTTCAAGTATCAACCCTCCACCAAGTTCAGTCTCTGCTCCTTCCATTCCCAGCTCCAATCTGTTGGTAGCAACTCCCTCTACGATACGTGCAGTGCAGCTTCATTCCATCAGTCAATCTACAGATAGCGCTACAGCCACGGAGCAGGAAACAGCAGTTATAGCAGAGACTGCTaccagacccaaatgtcctccaagTGGTTCCACTCTTGCACCACCTCCTTTCAACACCAGGCCTCTCCCTCCTCGAAGACCACCACCCAGACCTCCTGCTCAGGAGCACACTTCCTCTCCTGAACACTCACAGCCACCTCCCCCTGGACGTCACCCTGATGGGCCTCCATCCTATGAAAGCCTGTTACTAAGACAGGACCGCTATGGACCTGGAACTTTCTGGGCTATGACAGCCTTCAGAACCCGTATGGATCCATCATCTGAGGAGGACAGCTCCCCCTTGCATCGGCCTGTGCCACGTGCACCCCACCCATCACCTGTGGatttacacacacatattcactctCACACAGAATTCAGAGGGCTCACACATTCAGGTCATGCACACCCTGAGTTCAGGGTACTGGGGGAGCGTTCATTCTCTcaggatgatgatgacgacgaagatgatgaggaagaagaagaggagcaggtGAAAGAGCCACCAGGTTTGCCTGTAAGGGCTGCATGTTCCAGAGTAAGCATGCGACCAGACCACCCTCCACCCCCAGCATATGAGTTTGCCGGGGGATACCATTCAGACTCAGGGCCCTGGGCTAGTCCAGTCAAAGTGCCTGGTACCATAGTAGAGACATCGCAACCTTACCTAATCAGCGATGCACGAAGAGGAATACAAGAAGAGCaaggtgaggaggaggaagtgaCATCAGGTGCTACCAGAAGTGCCCATCAGCAGCAGTCCCAAGAAAGCAAAGATGACTCAACCACTCCTGACACAGAGGATTACTTCAGTAAAG GGATGTTGTGTGCTGCAGATTCCACGCCCAGTGACAATTCACTCTCCCCTCTGACTGATGACACCAAAGTGGATGATGACATTATTATTACATCACCCAACAAGACACGTACAACTGAGGATCTGTTTGCCATGATACACAG ATCCAAGAGAAAGGTCTTGGGTCGAAAGGATTCTGGAGACTTGAACGCGAAATCTCGCCTTTGCCCTCCAGCACCAGTGACAACCGGCAGCGTCCCTGCCATCGCTATTCCTCCTGCCCCTCCTCTCAACATCCCAGCCACCTTGGCCTCTGCTGCTGGGTCACAACGAGCCCCTGTGCCCATCTACCGCAGTGCCAAGAAATCCAACACATCTAATGAGGAATTTAAACTCCTGTTGCTGAAGAAAGGCAGTAGGTCAGACTCCAGCTACCGCATGTCAGCTACAGAGATTCTAAAGAGCCCTATCACCCCCAAGACTCCGGGGGATTCCCTTCATGAAGGACCCATTAGACCAACTGATGAAATACCCTCTACCCTCCAGGAATCTCCTCTTTCTGGCTTGGAACCAATCCAGATACCTGGTCTTTTTCCCAGGGCTAACTCTGAGAGTTTCACTCCCAAAACCCTGCCTATGTCAGCTGCATCCCGACAAGGCCGTTCTCGGATCCCCCCTGTAGCCAACAGCAGCCGCTATAGTACACGCAGCCGCCTCTATACAGCCCCCATGCAAGCCATCTCCGAAGGGGAGACAGAGAACTCAGATGGGAGTCCCCATGATGACAGATCCTCCTAA